In Pseudoliparis swirei isolate HS2019 ecotype Mariana Trench chromosome 9, NWPU_hadal_v1, whole genome shotgun sequence, a genomic segment contains:
- the LOC130200021 gene encoding aquaporin-4, translating to MTWRELRSRQFWRAILAELLGTLILVSAILGASVPGPGEAPSGPLYPAVAVGVSIVALAHCFGEISGAQVNPALTLALLATRKLEVLQAVVYIAAQCLGAFLASGALYLALPVKSTAEHFVNRVPIEVNAAQAVGIEVLCTFQMVFTVFSVEDHRRRESSEPGYLAVGLAHTAGVLIGARFSGGSMNPARSLGPAIVTGFWENHWVYWIGPVFGAMLGGVSHEFLFARSASRQKLVACLTCKDIEIVEAASATGSSLSTVTQNARAKQTNKQDNN from the exons ATGACGTGGCGGGAG CTACGTAGTCGGCAGTTCTGGCGCGCCATTCTTGCAGAGCTGCTCGGCACCCTGATCTTAGTGAGCGCCATACTGGGTGCCTCTGTGCCGGGGCCCGGAGAGGCCCCCTCGGGACCCCTGTACCCGGCAGTGGCAGTCGGCGTGTCGATAGTGGCGCTGGCGCACTGTTTCGGAGAAATAAGCGGCGCACAG GTGAACCCGGCTTTGACTCTGGCTCTGTTGGCCACGCGTAAGCTGGAGGTTCTCCAGGCCGTTGTCTACATCGCTGCTCAGTGTTTGGGGGCCTTCTTAGCATCCGGGGCCCTTTACCTGGCCCTGCCCGTCAAATCCACCGCAGAACACTTCGTCAACAGG GTTCCTATCGAGGTGAACGCAGCCCAGGCTGTGGGCATCGAGGTGTTGTGCACCTTCCAGATGGTCTTCACCGTGTTCTCCGTGGAGGACCACCGACGGAGGGAAAGCTCAGAACCAGGATACCTGGCCGTTGGGTTAGCTCACACGGCTGGAGTGCTCATCGGG GCGCGATTCTCCGGTGGGAGCATGAACCCTGCTCGCTCTCTGGGTCCAGCCATCGTCACTGGATTCTGGGAAAACCACTGG GTGTACTGGATCGGCCCCGTGTTCGGGGCCATGCTGGGCGGCGTGTCCCACGAGTTCCTGTTCGCCCGCAGCGCCTCTCGCCAGAAGCTGGTGGCGTGTCTCACCTGCAAGGACATCGAGATCGTGGAGGCGGCCAGCGCCACGGGGTCGTCTCTGTCCACGGTCACGCAGAACGCCAGAGCCAAGCAGaccaacaaacaagacaacaactga
- the mipb gene encoding major intrinsic protein of lens fiber b: MWEFRSMNFWRAVFAEFFGTMFFVFFGMGAALRWTTGPHHVLHVALCFGLAAATLIQSVGHISGGHINPAVTFAYLIGSQLSLFRAVFYMVAQCLGAVAGAAVLYGVTPGNMRGNMAMNTLQPGISVGMATTVEVFLTMQLVVCVFAVTDERRNGRMGSAALSIGFSVTIGHLMGMYYTGAGMNPARSFAPALLLRNFLNHWVYWVGPMMGGALGAILYDFLLFPRMRGLSERLATLKGSRPPESEAQQDARVEPIELKTQAL, translated from the exons ATGTGGGAGTTCCGGTCCATGAATTTTTGGCGGGCGGTCTTCGCGGAGTTCTTCGGGACCATGTTCTTCGTATTCTTCGGCATGGGCGCCGCCCTGCGCTGGACCACCGGGCCTCACCACGTCCTTCACGTGGCCCTGTGCTTCGGGCTGGCGGCCGCCACTCTCATCCAGTCCGTCGGCCACATCAGCGGCGGCCACATTAACCCCGCCGTCACCTTCGCCTACCTCATCGGCTCGCAGCTGTCTCTTTTCCGCGCCGTTTTCTACATGGTCGCCCAGTGCCTGGGGGCCGTGGCCGGGGCCGCCGTCCTTTACGGGGTCACGCCCGGCAACATGAGGGGCAACATGGCGATGAACACG CTGCAGCCGGGCATCAGTGTGGGGATGGCCACCACCGTGGAGGTGTTCCTCACCATGCAGCTGGTGGTGTGCGTCTTCGCCGTGACCGACGAGAGGAGAAACGGTCGCATGGGATCCGCCGCCCTGTCCATCGGCTTCTCCGTCACCATTGGACATCTCATGGGG ATGTACTACACCGGTGCTGGGATGAACCCTGCCAGGTCCTTTGCCCCCGCTCTGCTCCTCAGGAACTTCCTCAACCACTGG GTGTACTGGGTCGGGCCGATGATGGGAGGCGCGTTGGGCGCCATCCTGTACGATTTCTTGCTCTTCCCACGCATGAGAGGTCTGTCCGAGCGCCTGGCCACGCTGAAGGGCAGCCGGCCCCCCGAGAGCGAGGCCCAGCAGGACGCCCGCGTGGAGCCCATCGAGCTCAAGACGCAAGCCCTATAA